A single genomic interval of Macadamia integrifolia cultivar HAES 741 unplaced genomic scaffold, SCU_Mint_v3 scaffold1963, whole genome shotgun sequence harbors:
- the LOC122065292 gene encoding putative wall-associated receptor kinase-like 11, which translates to MSKIFLYAGVGIIFIFVFVCIYFGYCGIQRRQIIKRREKFFQQNGVSLLQQQIASRRGVTDNAGIFTMEELNKATNNFDESGILGQGGYGTVFKGTLSNGKVVAIKKSKIMDKSQIIQFINEVDILSQINHRNVMKLLGCCLEMKVPLLVYEFISNGTLFQHIHNENQAMSLSWGNHLRIAAETAGALGYLHSAHSIPILHRDVNSSNILLNDNYMAKVSDFGASRLAPLDQTQAMTLVQGTLGYLDPKCFIIGQLTDKSDVYSFGVVLSGLLTGKKPILSEGSEECKSLAMHFVSSLKDDNLFQILFFFMRIKKH; encoded by the exons atgtCCAAAATATTTTTGTATGCAGGTGTTGGTATCAtctttatatttgtatttgtttGCATTTATTTTGGATACTGTGGAATCCAAAGAAGACAAATCATCAAACGTAGAGAAAAATTCTTCCAACAAAATGGAGTTTCACTATTGCAGCAACAAATTGCTTCTCGTAGAGGTGTCACAGATAATGCCGGGATTTTTACCATGGAAGAGCTCAATAAAGCAACCAACAACTTTGATGAGAGCGGAATACTTGGCCAAGGAGGGTATGGTACGGTTTTTAAAGGAACCTTATCAAATGGCAAAGTAGTGGCAATTAAGAAATCCAAAATAATGGATAAAAGCCAAATTATACAATTTATCAATGAGGTTGATATCCTTTCTCAAATCAACCATAGAAATGTGATGAAGCTCTTGGGTTGTTGTCTAGAAATGAAGGTTCCATTGTTGGTGTATGAGTTCATCTCTAACGGAACCCTCTTCCAACATATTCATAATGAGAATCAGGCAATGTCTCTTTCATGGGGAAATCATTTAAGAATTGCTGCTGAAACAGCTGGAGCACTGGGGTATTTGCACTCTGCTCATTCAATACCCATCCTCCATAGAGATGTCAATTCTTCCAATATACTTCTAAATGATAATTACATGGCTAAAGTATCTGATTTTGGAGCTTCAAGACTTGCTCCTTTGGATCAAACTCAAGCAATGACATTAGTTCAAGGGACCTTAGGTTACTTGGACCCAAAATGCTTTATTATAGGTCAACTAACTGATAAGAGTGACGTTTATAGCTTTGGTGTTGTCCTTTCTGGGCTTTTGACTGGGAAAAAGCCAATACTATCAGAAGGATCCGAGGAGTGTAAAAGCCTTGCAATgcattttgtttcttcattgaAAGATGACAATCTTTTTcagattctctttttttttat gaggaTAAAGAAGCACTAA